From the genome of Mastacembelus armatus chromosome 12, fMasArm1.2, whole genome shotgun sequence:
GAGGGCTGGGGTGTCCAGCAGTTTCAGCCATCCCTCTGATGTCACAGGGCGAATGTCAGGGGTTACTGCTGTGCAGTCTGGGTCAAACAGCCCAGATCTAGTTGTGCTGGTCCCGCTGCTGGGGGTCATGGTTGCACTGACACCATTTCCATTGCCAGATACAGTTCCAGACTCATTGGGATCTGAGAGATCCAGAAAAGCCTGTCTGAGTGAGGGGTTGTCTGCCAGTGAAGACAGGGCGCTGGGTTGAGGCTGAAGATAGGTAGGGACAGGGATACCTCCTGCTGCTCGTGGAGGCCAAAACATACAGAAAGGTGGATAAAAAGTGTCTTTACGGCCAGGCCATAGAAGACCTGACAACCCTGCTCCTTTCTGCCCTGCTGAAACATCACCATCCTCTTTTTTCTGCTGACAGAGTCCAAATGCTGGGAAGGGGTAAGGTGAAGGGAAGAGTGATGTGGGAGGGAACTTCTGCAGCATGCCAAAGCCTTTGCTTGGGACAGGAATGACGGGGTAGCTACGCTGCGTCTTGAGGGGAGACAGACTTCCTCCATCCAGATCATCCTCGTCTTCAAAGCGAGCTCTTTTCTGAGCACCCAGTTCAGGTCCCATCATGTGAGGGACCACCGAACCTGGGAGAGTTTTCATGGGCCCCATAGAGGAACAATGGGCTGAAGAGGGCAGCGCTCTCTTACGGCTGCCTCCATTGAACATAGCTTTGACATCTTCCCATGCATAAATTAACTCATTAGGTGGGGTTTTGTCAGTGAGTTTGAGGTGCCGTCGCCACGAATTGAAGTTGGCAGCATCAGGCTGGGTGTACTTGGCGTCTGGTGTGCGGTGCGAATGGAAAATGAACTTATTTGGGGAGAAGTACATGTTGCAGAAGGAGCACTTGATGCATTTGGCCCTGGAGCTGTTGTACCGTGCTGGGATGAAGTTACCACGGCAACCCCAGGCACACTCATGTGTCACATCAAATGCAAAGTTGTCGGGCAGTTTTGGTGGTGAGTTTTCTCCCAGGAAAGACTTGCACAGGCGCTCTGCTTCACGCTTGGTGATCATGCCACAGCGGCGGGATGAGATGGGCATAGCACCGGCCCGACGGAGGATCTCCAGTTGAACTGGAGTGCACTGGACGCACGTAATGCCCAGTGCTACACGACGATTATGAATCTCATTATAACTGTAGTTCTTGAGGAGCGTGTTGGAAATCTGCGCCAGACAAAGTCTCTCTTTGTTATCAATGACCAGTGACACAATAGGAACGCCGTACAGAATGACCTGGCCAACCTCGTTGGGCTTGAGgggtgaggaggaagaagagggtgAGGGAGAGGATAGAGAAGAGGACGAAGAGTGATGGTGGGTGGACCTGGGTGGAGTCAGGGGTTCTTGTTGGTATGGGCCTGATGAGCTTGTCATTATGATGTCATTAGCGCTCGAAAGATGGGCTTTGTCCATACTGAGAGGAAAACTTTAGAACAACCtgtgtgaaaagaaagaaagaaaaagaaaaagaaagaaaatcaacatGTATTGTTCCTGTTGAAATGTTACAAAATaccacaaaaaagaaatctcCTTTTGTAATAGTATGCATCTATTACATGGATTTTGAAACGATAGATAATTCttcaaaaaatatgaatattctAATATCATGTTGACTCAGAAATACTTTGATAatggaatataaaaatataaacactgaaaaacatttcaaataaaaggtatttaaatgtgtgagtTCCCAATTTAAAGACAAGGACGATAATGTTTCTATTTTCTTATCTTTCTATTTTAAGAAAActcaattaaattaaacaatacaattttaaaaaattagattgcaaaattatctttaaaaacaaatcttatAAAATTATTgagaacagatttttttaacaaTCATAGcactgtttaaatattttataatattttgcaataaaacaaatatcaaagTGCTTATATGTCAGCGTTCTGCATTTTCCCCTGCTTTATCAAATTGAAAAATCCTAAACTTCATTGAGTATATTAGTGTTTTCACTACTACTTGGTCAAGGATGAAACAGTGAAGAGAACAATCACACACAGTGCTAATTAATTGCTACAATTCAAGTAAAATATTTCCCCtacattttgttaaaatttATCACACCtacaaaaaaaagtgaaacctTCCTGTGCATATTTAATTATAAGGAAAACAAGCATATTCTTGAAAAATGCAGACAAGCTACTCTGAAGAAAAAGCCTGTATAACTGGAAAATTCCCATGTAGTGAGTTAGAGCAAAATTATCCCGTTGtatactgaaatgtttttgtttttaatgtacaatACAAAGTGCAGTTTTAACTTTACAGTCAAAATCCTATTAGTAGTGGATTATATCACATAAAAATTGGTTTTAATATCTTCTAAATATGGAAAAcagaatttatattttacaaattcatattttacatacagCACATAAATATTAAAGTAGTTTGTATGCATCATGTGTGAtatgttttagaaataaaaacgGTTAAAAaaagcagggagagagagagggaaagagcgATAGCTTTCAGTCCTTTACTacttcagaaaatgttttaacaaataaattGCTAATACTTTTAGTATCAATTATTTTAACATTGCAGTCAATGAATCACCACCATAATAATAACACTCAAGAAGAAGGAAGGGTTCATATTAAACAgattaaaagcaaaaagcaatTAAGGCTCCAATTCAAGAAGACACAGTCTGGTAATAAACAGCACAATATGCTGCACTGTCTATAATTTTAGTATTTAAGTTCAGGCCAAACTGAATTTCTTGCAAAGTAGCGGTTTAACTTAGGCCTTCAGTAAAGTCTGGCATCACATTTAACTTGGAAGCATGGAAAAATATTACAGGCAGATCAGATAAGGCAATAAGTGTTATTTAGTACCTACAAATTcgacaataataatgataataaaaataataatacttttgtAATTCGCGGAATGCAATAATGTGAACGCTATTCGCACAAACCTCATGCGTTTTCTTCTTTATATCATTTTAACAGCCTATTTTCTGTCCCTTGCGTTGAGTAATCGCCTCTTTATATCGGGTAGGTACATTTTTAGCAACATTTTCGCCAACTTCACATCTGAAATTGTCGAGTGTGGTCCTTACCTCTGAGTCCCGAGAATAATCCCAAAACGCGTCAGAAAATATCCTCGTTAAGAGCGAAATTGATCCTACACAGCTTTAAGAAACTCATTTTAAGAACGTAAAAGGAAAATATTATCTGCTCTCCGTGACACACATGAATCGGcgttggattttttttttgcctccaaCTGTCGACTGTGTCCGCTCGTGAGATGTGAGTAAACTGCGACGCTCGCGCCGGCTTTATTCGCTCTTCAGAGGCACCACGCGCACTCCTAATCcgcctctctccctctccttctctctccctgtctctctctctctagctctcactctctctctctctcgacCGCACACCTGCCTTGAGTTTGATTGGCGTGTAGCGCGAGCTCAGCCCACCATCCAGAaaacacgcgcgcgcgcgcgccttcatgcacacattttattcTTAACTGTCCTTCACGCGCTCTGCCGCTCCGTCCAACCAAAGAGTCAAATCGAGGTCTCGCTAACTGGCACTCAAACGctgaaaaaaactcaaaactaATAACAGAGACCGACGGAGGTACATGCACGAGCACGGACTAAGCACACGTTCGCGCGTGCACGAAATGACCCCCCATCCCAAAAGTCTCAAAGACGAAACTCAAAGCAGCCTCTTGCAATACAAAGACAACGCATTAGACTctcacacgcgcgcgcgcgcgtacacacacacacacacacacacacacacaccagagttAGGATTGAGATAAGCAAATTTTAGCTCTGGTCTTCACTGTAGTGGCCTGTAATGAATGTTCATTTTGAATTAATTTGATGCTGCACAcagctctgcagctctgtgataCACAGCCCCTGAGTTGAAAATTAATTACCAACAAACTGATGTTAAAAGAGACTGCTGGCAGCAGAAACAGCCAGCAAAAGAGCTTGGCATCAGGAATGTGGCTTTTAAACACAGCCATAGTAGAGTAGCTATAACATTAGTCTGACCATAGGGGCCgaagaaagtgaaaataaagGCTGAGACAGCagtcagacaggcaggcagTCTGGGGATCAGAATAATGTCTGTCAGTACAGCTGATACCTGCATTCAACGCTGAGAAGGCTTTTGGAAATATGACTCTCTATACATGTGCAGGTTGTTCCCAGGAGATAAAAGGCAGTAGGAAGCATATTGTGGCCTATATCATCTGTTGTGAGTGTGGGTTTGAGGAGCTCCCAGGCAGCTGGAAAACACTTTAACATGCAGTGAGAATTCATCTAACAGataaatatatcaaaaataataattgcagCATtcaataactttaaatgagggGTCAGAATTCTCTGAGTGCCCAGCACTTCCTAGCTACGCCCCTGCTCCAAGCTCTTTAACCAGGCAcattgctgcagctgctcaatTACCTCTTCCACTAAAAATATGCAGGCAAATTACAGATATGAAGGCACAGACCTAAATATGAAGTCTACAACCTAGAAATTAGCTGCCTCATAGTCATCAGCAAATGTCTGAAGGAAGTAAAAAAGGATCTTGTTTAGCTCTGAGGGCATGTAGTGACGTGATGGCCCAAATACTGATTGTCCTTGTTAATTAAAACTTAATAAAGTTGTTTCCAGGACAAGCTCATCTGTGGGCCTTGTTTTATGTCTGAGaacctaaaagaaaaaaacaactttatatGAGAAGTAACTTAGAGAGGTCAATTTGGATCCCAGTTTTATTATGCAAATACCAACATGTCAAAGttaatgtgtctttgtgttgggACCGATATTTTATAACAGTGGAGTTGACCATTGCAGATAGTCAGCGAGTACTAACATTTTCAATAGTGCCATGTTTTTTGGTGACACATGAAGGTTAGAGTAACTTTGGATGATGTATAGTCATGCATTCAGAATAGGAAAATATAATCATGGAGCCAAAACATGCAGGCATTCAGAGAAGCAGCAGGTCTGACTAATGTAAGCTGACTTGGGTAGCACAAACTGTGAGCTTGGCATAAGGAGGAAAGGGTTTGCtttaatttgacaaaaaaaattggTTTTACACTTCTGTAGGAAATTTAATAAGACTTAAGTCGCTTAGAGACGTCagccattattttttttcaaagaagaaactgaaaacTAAGTAAAAAAGTCACTTGGTCAAACTTGGTTTTTAAGTTCTTTTTAAATTCTAAATCTCACATTTAACCATCTAAGCCAATTTTCTATCTGGTTAAAAGGCTGTTGGATATTGAGATTGGCTGTAATTTATTCTCGCCCAGTCTTTTCTATATAGCATCTTAATAAACGTGACGGCTCGGTCTTAAATCTGTGCGTGCAGCtcgtgtgtgcatgtttgcgtAGAGCGACACCGAGCAGAGCAGAGCACGAGCCCCATCTGCTCCTTTTCAAACCAATTTCGCCTGTCGCCGCGCGTGCTTTTGTCTCGTGGAGGAACGCCACGAGAACACCCGCTGCTACGGGGCAAGAGGGGGGCCGCGGGCGCGAGTGCCACGCACGGGCCGCAGGAGCTGATACGACTGACGTCACAAtagagagatgagaggagatAATAATGGATacatgaaaaggaaaaggtAGTTTCCGTACCGTAATATTTGTAATATAgcatacatttaaaatagtttaGGAAGTCTTTAGTGTTGAGCTTATACTGTCTTTTTATGACCGGGGTGACCaagtaaataatgtttttttaaagttttgatcAACCTaatgtaaaatttattttgCCAATAAACATGAAATTTCCGTTATGATAATAATTAATACGCCTTAAGGTTTTATGACCACTCTGACATCTGTAATAAAATCCTAACTGCGTTTTTAAACAacaataatgaaacatttttgggaaaaaaataatgatgcaCATCTTTCCCTGACATGTTATCAAAAGCGGAGCATGTCTAAACCACATGAAGCAGGAAAAGGCTTATTGGAATACAATAGCGCTATTAGCCCCTTTGGaatacatttcactttttttttcataatgcaTTAGCCGGTCGCCCTACTGAGAAATTAATCATGCGTTTAAGAAAAGAATTGCTCGTGTGACCTCGGTGGGTCAAACCAGGGAGAAATAAGGAGAGACAGCATTGAAAAGCATAATAAATTAAAAGCTACAACACTAAGTGAGCTTGAGACATTTAACATCAAATTTATCAATAAATGAAACATGCCCCGGGTGAGTGATTGCCATATTGAAATTCATCAGCTGCTTTTCTCAAAATAATGTTCGAATCACCACACAGCGTTTGTTTTAATCGTCAATAAAAagcagagttttaaaaaaaaggatgaatcatcggtgttttgtgtgtgtgtatgtgtgttttaataacaCAAA
Proteins encoded in this window:
- the skor2 gene encoding SKI family transcriptional corepressor 2 is translated as MDKAHLSSANDIIMTSSSGPYQQEPLTPPRSTHHHSSSSSLSSPSPSSSSSPLKPNEVGQVILYGVPIVSLVIDNKERLCLAQISNTLLKNYSYNEIHNRRVALGITCVQCTPVQLEILRRAGAMPISSRRCGMITKREAERLCKSFLGENSPPKLPDNFAFDVTHECAWGCRGNFIPARYNSSRAKCIKCSFCNMYFSPNKFIFHSHRTPDAKYTQPDAANFNSWRRHLKLTDKTPPNELIYAWEDVKAMFNGGSRKRALPSSAHCSSMGPMKTLPGSVVPHMMGPELGAQKRARFEDEDDLDGGSLSPLKTQRSYPVIPVPSKGFGMLQKFPPTSLFPSPYPFPAFGLCQQKKEDGDVSAGQKGAGLSGLLWPGRKDTFYPPFCMFWPPRAAGGIPVPTYLQPQPSALSSLADNPSLRQAFLDLSDPNESGTVSGNGNGVSATMTPSSGTSTTRSGLFDPDCTAVTPDIRPVTSEGWLKLLDTPALQTRKPSYGSAFRPVIKDAESIAKLHSNGGGVPGATDEDFGVVVTGSDRHHRLSPNSSCSYGSESGGDGEADGAESEEEGEVDVESSKQEEDEEEGSFSARPPQTQTNLYLPVLSDSGGEERVKERGSGAVYPSTSPPSSTDPIQQASPSLPASPPACLPLSSSTPPHREDPAYKNVHKSRDEGLPAYATKDSSISDDKEQNSFFVPEGETTAPDYWRESSGDQSQGAASPVPLKKDVENMEKEELQKVLLEQIDFRRRLEQEFHALKGTSPFPVFHNFQDQMKRELAYREEMVQQLQMIPYANIIRKEKISSHLNK